From Marinobacterium sp. LSUCC0821, a single genomic window includes:
- the secA gene encoding preprotein translocase subunit SecA yields the protein MLTSIFKKLFGSKNDRELKRMGRVVKQINELEAQLEALSDDELKAKTLEYRERHENGESLEQLLPEAFATCREASKRVMGMRHFDVQMIGGMTLHDGKVAEMRTGEGKTLVATLAVYLNAIPGEGVHVVTVNDYLASRDAEWMRPLYEALGLSVGVVVSNQNGEEKRAAYACDITYGTNNEFGFDYLRDNMAFSLADKVQREFNFAVVDEVDSILIDEARTPLIISGPAEDSSETYLAINTLIPHLTQFEGEIDVKDESQVIEEHFHVDEKNRTVELTEAGHEKVEEMLIEAGLLTEGDSLYSAANLTLLHHVLAALRAHNLFVRDRDYIVQGGQIVIVDEHTGRIMPGRRWSEGLHQAVEAKEGVQIQMESQTLASTTFQNYFRLYNKLSGMTGTADTEAFELRQIYGLDVVVIPTNRPIQRIDYNDLVYLSIEDKFEAIVKEVKHCQETGRPILVGTASVNSSEMLSQMLEKSGIKHNVLNAKQHEREAGVIAEAGRPGAVTIATNMAGRGTDIMLGGKLEVELEALGADATEAQIAEAKADWQQRHEAVLEAGGLHIIGTERHESRRIDNQLRGRSGRQGDPGSSRFFLSLEDDLMRIFASDRVRNMMKALGMEKGEAIEHKMVSNAIEKAQRKVEGRNFDIRKQLLEYDDVANDQRTVIYDQRNELMSSDDVSETIDAIRAEVVDNIISTFIPPQSLIEQWDIAGLEEAIQGEFAIEMPIQKWLDDDQSLYEETLRERILENIVALYREKEAMVGTESFRLFEKQVMLQVLDSLWKEHLQTMDLLRRGIHLRGYAQKNPKQEYKRESFELFQNLLESIKTDVVRIISHVKVRSPEEVEEMERQRQQAAASQTMDFKHDDASGMGGESDASGLEGEEQPATFVREGDKVGRNEPCPCGSGKKYKACHGKLS from the coding sequence ATGCTGACCTCAATATTTAAAAAACTCTTCGGAAGCAAAAACGATCGTGAACTGAAACGCATGGGGCGGGTCGTTAAACAGATCAATGAACTTGAAGCTCAGTTAGAAGCTTTAAGTGATGACGAACTCAAAGCAAAGACGCTTGAGTACCGTGAGCGCCATGAGAATGGTGAGTCGTTGGAGCAGCTTCTTCCTGAAGCCTTTGCAACCTGTCGTGAAGCATCTAAACGTGTCATGGGAATGCGCCACTTCGATGTGCAGATGATCGGTGGTATGACGCTGCATGACGGCAAGGTAGCCGAGATGCGCACCGGTGAGGGTAAAACACTGGTAGCAACTCTTGCGGTATACCTCAATGCAATCCCGGGTGAGGGTGTTCACGTCGTTACCGTCAACGATTACCTGGCAAGTCGTGACGCCGAGTGGATGCGTCCCCTCTATGAAGCACTAGGTCTTTCAGTAGGTGTGGTGGTATCAAACCAAAACGGTGAAGAGAAACGTGCAGCCTATGCCTGTGACATCACCTACGGTACTAACAACGAGTTTGGCTTTGACTATCTACGTGACAACATGGCCTTTAGTTTGGCTGACAAAGTACAGCGTGAATTTAACTTCGCTGTAGTCGATGAGGTTGACTCAATCCTTATCGATGAAGCACGTACCCCGCTAATTATTTCAGGTCCAGCTGAAGACAGCTCTGAAACCTATCTCGCTATCAATACATTGATTCCACACCTGACTCAGTTTGAAGGTGAGATTGATGTCAAAGATGAGTCACAGGTTATTGAAGAGCACTTCCATGTCGATGAGAAGAACCGTACTGTTGAATTGACTGAAGCTGGTCACGAAAAAGTAGAGGAGATGCTTATCGAAGCGGGTCTTCTGACTGAGGGTGATAGCCTCTACTCTGCAGCAAACCTAACACTACTGCATCATGTCCTAGCTGCACTGCGTGCCCACAACCTATTTGTTCGTGACCGCGATTATATCGTTCAGGGTGGTCAAATCGTAATTGTCGATGAGCACACAGGTCGTATCATGCCTGGCCGTCGTTGGTCAGAAGGTCTTCACCAAGCGGTTGAGGCTAAAGAGGGCGTTCAGATTCAGATGGAGAGCCAGACGCTCGCATCTACAACCTTCCAGAACTACTTCCGTCTCTATAATAAACTTTCGGGTATGACCGGTACGGCTGACACTGAAGCGTTCGAGCTTCGTCAGATCTATGGTCTAGATGTTGTGGTTATTCCAACTAACCGTCCAATTCAGCGTATTGATTACAACGATCTTGTATACCTTTCAATCGAAGATAAGTTCGAAGCGATTGTGAAAGAGGTGAAACATTGCCAAGAGACAGGTCGCCCAATTCTTGTGGGTACCGCCTCTGTTAACTCTTCTGAAATGCTCTCTCAGATGCTTGAGAAGTCAGGTATCAAGCACAACGTATTGAACGCTAAACAGCATGAGCGCGAAGCGGGTGTTATCGCAGAAGCGGGTCGTCCAGGTGCTGTAACTATTGCTACCAACATGGCAGGTCGTGGTACCGATATTATGTTGGGCGGCAAACTAGAGGTTGAACTTGAAGCTCTAGGCGCTGATGCAACTGAAGCGCAGATTGCGGAAGCTAAAGCTGATTGGCAGCAGCGCCATGAAGCGGTACTCGAAGCGGGTGGTCTTCACATTATCGGTACAGAGCGTCATGAATCACGTCGTATTGATAACCAGCTTCGTGGTCGTTCAGGTCGTCAGGGTGACCCAGGTTCATCACGTTTTTTCCTATCGCTTGAAGATGACCTTATGCGTATCTTCGCGTCGGATCGTGTTCGCAACATGATGAAAGCGCTTGGTATGGAGAAGGGTGAAGCGATCGAGCATAAGATGGTAAGTAACGCTATTGAGAAAGCGCAGCGTAAGGTTGAAGGTCGTAACTTTGATATCCGTAAACAGCTCCTTGAGTACGATGATGTCGCAAACGATCAACGTACCGTGATCTATGATCAGCGTAATGAACTGATGTCCTCTGATGATGTATCAGAGACGATTGACGCAATTCGAGCTGAAGTGGTTGATAACATCATCAGTACCTTCATCCCTCCACAGTCGCTGATCGAGCAGTGGGATATTGCAGGTCTTGAAGAGGCTATCCAGGGTGAATTTGCGATTGAGATGCCGATTCAGAAGTGGCTAGATGATGATCAGAGCCTATACGAAGAGACTCTTCGTGAGCGAATTCTTGAGAACATCGTTGCCCTCTATCGTGAGAAAGAGGCGATGGTCGGCACTGAATCTTTCCGTCTATTCGAGAAGCAGGTGATGCTTCAAGTCCTAGACTCGCTTTGGAAAGAGCACCTACAGACAATGGATCTACTTCGTCGTGGTATTCACCTACGTGGCTACGCACAGAAGAACCCGAAACAGGAGTACAAGCGTGAATCGTTTGAACTCTTCCAGAATCTTCTTGAGAGCATCAAAACCGACGTTGTACGTATTATCAGTCACGTTAAAGTTCGTTCGCCAGAAGAGGTTGAAGAGATGGAGCGTCAACGCCAGCAAGCAGCTGCGAGTCAGACGATGGACTTCAAACACGATGATGCCTCTGGAATGGGCGGTGAGTCGGATGCTTCAGGCCTTGAAGGTGAAGAGCAGCCAGCGACCTTCGTTCGTGAAGGCGACAAAGTAGGCCGTAACGAACCTTGTCCTTGTGGTTCAGGTAAGAAGTATAAAGCGTGTCACGGGAAGCTAAGTTAA
- the lpxC gene encoding UDP-3-O-acyl-N-acetylglucosamine deacetylase, which translates to MIKQRTLKNSIKATGIGLHSGQKVYLTLRPAPINTGVVFRRVDLDPVVEIQALAHNVSDTTLSTNISKDGARVATVEHLLSALAGLGIDNAYVELSAEEVPIMDGSAAPFVFLVQSAGIEEQDAPKQFIRILKEVMVEHDGKTAKFLPFDGFKVGFQIEFNHPVFEDRNQHAALDFSSTSFVKEVARARTFGFMRDIEYLRSQNLALGGSFDNAIVVDDYRILNEDGLRYEDEFVKHKILDAVGDLYLLGKSLIGEFYGDKSGHFLNNRLLRTLLEDQSAWEIVTFETDEHKAPISYQRPAAAV; encoded by the coding sequence ATGATTAAGCAGCGCACTCTCAAAAACAGTATTAAAGCTACAGGTATTGGTCTTCACTCAGGTCAAAAGGTATATCTAACCTTGCGTCCTGCCCCGATCAATACGGGTGTTGTTTTTCGCCGAGTAGATTTAGATCCTGTGGTTGAGATCCAAGCTCTAGCGCATAACGTTTCGGATACCACTCTTTCTACCAATATCTCTAAAGATGGTGCTCGTGTTGCAACCGTAGAACACCTTCTATCTGCACTTGCAGGTTTAGGTATCGATAATGCATACGTAGAGCTTAGCGCAGAAGAGGTGCCTATCATGGATGGTAGTGCTGCTCCTTTTGTCTTCCTCGTGCAGTCTGCAGGTATTGAAGAACAGGATGCGCCTAAACAGTTCATCCGTATTCTTAAAGAGGTGATGGTTGAGCACGACGGTAAAACTGCAAAATTCTTACCTTTTGATGGCTTTAAAGTTGGCTTTCAGATCGAGTTCAACCACCCAGTATTTGAAGATCGTAATCAGCACGCAGCACTTGATTTCTCTAGTACCTCTTTTGTTAAAGAGGTGGCGCGTGCCCGTACTTTCGGCTTCATGCGTGATATCGAATACCTTCGCTCTCAAAACCTGGCTCTAGGTGGCAGCTTTGATAACGCCATTGTCGTGGATGACTACCGTATTCTTAACGAAGATGGTCTTCGCTACGAAGATGAGTTTGTTAAACACAAGATTCTAGATGCTGTTGGCGATCTTTATCTGTTAGGTAAAAGCCTCATCGGTGAATTTTATGGTGATAAATCAGGCCACTTCCTGAACAATCGCCTGCTACGTACGCTGCTTGAAGATCAAAGCGCATGGGAGATCGTGACCTTTGAAACTGACGAGCACAAAGCACCAATTTCATACCAACGCCCTGCAGCGGCTGTTTGA
- the ftsZ gene encoding cell division protein FtsZ — protein MFQLIDQAAEGARIKVIGVGGGGGNAVAHMRTSFMEGVEFICANTDAQALTKTGLSAPLHIGRDTTNGLGAGANPDVGREAALESREAIREALDGADMVFITAGMGGGTGTGAAPIVAEVAKEVGALAVAVVTKPFPFEGKKRMAIAEQGIAELREVVDSLIVVPNAKLLDVLGAKTSLLKAFAAANEVLNGAVSGISDLITRPGMINVDFADVRTVMSESGLSMMGTGIAKGDNRAALATEQAINSPLLEGVDLKGARGVLVNIAANDDLSLGEFAEVGDLIAEYAADDATVVVGTVIDPSLEDRVKVTVVATGLSARETIQVQPTVVVDNVQAKPKLNLDNLELPEILKPRCVEALLHKPVKEDPYMDLDYLDIPTYARR, from the coding sequence ATGTTTCAATTAATTGATCAAGCGGCAGAAGGTGCTCGCATTAAAGTGATCGGCGTTGGTGGCGGTGGCGGTAACGCTGTTGCGCACATGCGTACGAGCTTTATGGAAGGTGTGGAGTTTATCTGTGCCAATACCGATGCACAGGCCCTAACCAAAACCGGTTTAAGTGCGCCACTTCATATTGGACGTGATACGACCAATGGTCTGGGTGCTGGAGCTAATCCAGATGTAGGCCGTGAAGCAGCACTGGAGAGTCGTGAAGCGATTCGTGAAGCCCTTGACGGAGCAGATATGGTCTTCATCACCGCTGGTATGGGTGGTGGAACTGGAACGGGTGCCGCACCTATTGTAGCTGAAGTTGCAAAAGAGGTGGGAGCACTGGCTGTGGCTGTGGTAACCAAACCTTTCCCATTTGAAGGTAAGAAACGAATGGCCATCGCGGAGCAGGGTATTGCTGAATTGCGTGAAGTGGTTGATTCGTTGATTGTCGTGCCAAACGCAAAATTGCTCGATGTTCTTGGTGCTAAAACAAGTCTTTTGAAAGCTTTTGCAGCTGCCAATGAAGTTTTAAACGGTGCAGTATCAGGTATATCTGACCTAATTACTCGTCCAGGTATGATTAACGTCGACTTCGCTGATGTGCGCACGGTGATGTCAGAGTCGGGCCTATCGATGATGGGTACTGGAATTGCTAAAGGCGATAACCGCGCGGCTCTTGCAACCGAGCAAGCGATTAATAGTCCTCTCTTAGAAGGTGTGGATCTTAAAGGTGCACGCGGTGTATTGGTAAATATTGCAGCCAATGATGATCTAAGTTTGGGAGAGTTTGCCGAAGTGGGGGATTTGATCGCTGAATATGCAGCCGATGACGCCACGGTGGTTGTGGGTACGGTGATAGATCCTAGCCTCGAAGATCGAGTTAAAGTGACTGTTGTTGCGACAGGTTTGAGTGCTCGTGAAACTATTCAGGTACAGCCGACAGTCGTCGTTGACAATGTACAGGCTAAGCCTAAATTGAACCTGGATAATCTTGAGTTGCCAGAGATTCTAAAACCGCGTTGTGTTGAAGCTCTTCTGCATAAACCGGTTAAGGAAGATCCGTATATGGACCTTGATTACCTTGATATCCCAACCTATGCGAGACGCTGA
- a CDS encoding cell division protein FtsQ/DivIB — MKFNFPWKKEPAPATEVAVDESRVSKRSVKTNEPILFEGADIFVEANVALESEWIWRPLLVVTVCGVILALMLSALREYRGWINQPIQTVAVEGATRHISKHAVAAQVAGNIDARLLDLDLQQIQERLLEEPWINDAHVTRTWPPALRIDLVEEVPVARWGTRGLLNHQGDIFWPERLQEYQTLPVLTGPSHETVRVMQQFRDLNSLFIRSGIQLAGLELEPRGAWTLKLNNGVKVVAGRDDLMPRLRRFIQVYEAQLMSRAEEIDEVDIRYTNGVAVKWKKSSGNGAKAS; from the coding sequence ATGAAATTTAACTTTCCTTGGAAAAAAGAGCCTGCACCTGCAACTGAAGTTGCTGTTGACGAGTCTCGCGTGTCCAAGAGAAGCGTTAAAACCAATGAGCCTATTCTCTTCGAAGGCGCTGACATTTTTGTAGAAGCTAACGTAGCTCTAGAGAGCGAGTGGATCTGGCGTCCATTGTTGGTTGTTACAGTATGTGGCGTCATTTTGGCACTGATGCTAAGTGCATTGCGTGAGTACCGCGGTTGGATCAATCAGCCGATACAAACTGTCGCTGTAGAGGGTGCAACACGACACATTAGTAAGCATGCAGTGGCTGCACAGGTGGCTGGAAATATTGATGCAAGACTTCTAGATCTTGATCTACAGCAGATTCAAGAGCGACTTTTAGAGGAGCCTTGGATTAACGATGCACATGTAACTAGAACTTGGCCGCCAGCACTACGAATCGATCTAGTTGAAGAGGTTCCGGTTGCTCGTTGGGGAACGCGGGGATTGCTTAACCATCAGGGTGATATTTTCTGGCCAGAGCGTTTGCAGGAGTATCAAACGCTACCTGTACTGACAGGGCCATCACACGAAACGGTTCGCGTAATGCAACAGTTTAGAGATCTAAATTCGCTATTTATTCGATCAGGAATTCAGTTAGCAGGACTCGAGTTAGAACCTCGTGGTGCATGGACACTCAAGCTAAATAACGGTGTCAAAGTGGTAGCGGGTCGTGATGATCTAATGCCGAGATTGCGTCGCTTTATCCAGGTCTATGAAGCGCAATTAATGAGCCGAGCTGAAGAGATAGATGAAGTCGATATTCGTTACACCAATGGTGTGGCAGTTAAATGGAAAAAGAGTTCGGGAAACGGGGCTAAAGCTTCGTAA
- a CDS encoding D-alanine--D-alanine ligase, whose protein sequence is MRYQLNEIKSLGRVAVIMGGNSAEREVSLRSGAEVLKGLLEAGVDAFALDLTGEGANPLSQLIETEFDRAFLIVHGPGGEDGQLQGALELINKPYTGSGVAASAVGMDKMRTKQLWIGAGLPTPGYASLCPDSDFAQIAEDLGLPLMVKPANEGSSIGMSRVTSAEQLEKAFQEASRYDSRVIAEQWVNGPEFTVAMLNGRALPVIRLVTSHAFYDFDAKYQANDTQYLFDTGLTAEQVEAMQRLVEEAFAVIGCQGWGRIDLMMDEAGQFQLLEVNTAPGMTDHSLVPMAAKATGLSFSELCVEILLGSKSSEC, encoded by the coding sequence ATGCGTTACCAATTGAACGAAATTAAATCCCTCGGTCGAGTGGCCGTGATCATGGGCGGCAACTCAGCTGAGCGTGAGGTCTCTCTTCGAAGCGGTGCTGAAGTTTTGAAAGGGCTTTTAGAGGCAGGTGTAGATGCCTTTGCACTGGATCTGACCGGTGAGGGTGCTAACCCCTTGTCACAGCTTATTGAGACAGAGTTTGATCGTGCCTTTTTGATTGTGCATGGACCTGGCGGTGAAGATGGCCAGTTACAGGGAGCACTCGAACTTATAAACAAACCCTACACAGGAAGTGGTGTGGCTGCCTCCGCCGTGGGCATGGATAAGATGCGTACTAAACAGTTGTGGATTGGTGCAGGCCTTCCAACACCGGGTTATGCATCACTCTGCCCCGATAGCGACTTTGCCCAGATCGCAGAGGATCTAGGGCTGCCACTCATGGTTAAGCCTGCTAATGAAGGCTCTAGTATTGGTATGAGCCGTGTGACATCTGCTGAGCAGTTAGAAAAGGCCTTTCAAGAGGCATCTCGTTACGACAGCCGCGTTATAGCCGAGCAGTGGGTGAATGGCCCTGAATTTACAGTGGCAATGTTGAATGGGCGTGCACTGCCAGTGATTCGCCTTGTGACCTCACATGCCTTTTACGATTTTGATGCCAAGTATCAGGCGAATGATACTCAATACCTTTTTGATACAGGCTTAACTGCCGAGCAAGTAGAGGCGATGCAGCGCCTAGTTGAAGAGGCATTTGCAGTAATTGGCTGCCAAGGTTGGGGTCGAATCGATCTTATGATGGATGAAGCAGGTCAGTTCCAGTTGCTAGAGGTGAACACAGCTCCTGGTATGACCGACCACAGTTTGGTACCCATGGCTGCTAAAGCGACAGGACTAAGTTTTAGCGAGCTCTGTGTCGAGATTTTGTTGGGCTCAAAGAGCTCTGAATGTTGA
- the murC gene encoding UDP-N-acetylmuramate--L-alanine ligase codes for MSPKAGHRTEYEVPEMRRIRSIHFVGIGGVGMCGIAEVLLNQGYTISGSDIRESAVTNRLKSLGAKIFIGHAEENIEGIDVLVTSTAVDKTNPEVARAKELLIPIVRRAEMLAELMRYRHGIAVAGTHGKTTTTSLVASILAEANQDPTFVIGGRLTSAGTNAQLGRSRYLVAEADESDASFLHLQPMVAIVTNIDADHMETYEGDFGKLKQTFIRFLQNLPFYGLAVLCADDPVVRELMPDIGRPMLTYGFSEDADFVAYDLKQNGLQSCFKVRRPNGLSELNVCLNMPGRHNVLNALAAIAVATDEEIDDGAICRALEKFEGVGRRFQVLGELPVEGGSVTLVDDYGHHPREVQAVISAIEEGWPGRRLVMVYQPHRYTRTRDLYEDFVQVLQRPEQLLLLDVYAAGEDPIPGADTRSLCRSLRQRGKEPIFVENTEMIGSELKALLKPGDLLLTQGAGNITTLAHQLREQWISEGAE; via the coding sequence ATGAGCCCTAAAGCAGGTCACCGTACAGAGTACGAAGTTCCAGAGATGCGTCGCATTCGCAGTATTCACTTTGTGGGTATTGGCGGTGTCGGTATGTGCGGTATCGCAGAGGTACTTTTAAACCAAGGGTATACAATCTCTGGTTCTGATATTCGTGAATCAGCAGTGACGAATCGCCTCAAATCTCTCGGTGCGAAAATCTTTATCGGTCATGCTGAAGAGAATATTGAAGGAATCGATGTACTAGTCACATCAACTGCAGTGGATAAGACCAACCCAGAAGTGGCACGTGCAAAAGAGTTACTGATTCCGATTGTACGCCGTGCCGAGATGTTGGCAGAGTTGATGCGCTACCGTCATGGTATCGCGGTTGCTGGTACCCACGGTAAAACGACCACGACAAGTCTGGTTGCATCGATTTTGGCTGAAGCTAACCAGGACCCAACTTTTGTTATAGGCGGACGTTTGACGAGTGCCGGAACCAATGCACAGCTTGGCCGTAGTCGCTATCTGGTGGCTGAAGCAGATGAGTCTGATGCTTCATTCCTTCACTTGCAGCCGATGGTTGCAATTGTCACCAATATCGATGCCGATCATATGGAGACCTACGAAGGTGACTTCGGCAAGCTTAAGCAGACATTTATACGATTCCTCCAGAACCTCCCATTTTACGGATTGGCTGTCCTCTGTGCGGATGACCCAGTTGTTCGTGAGTTAATGCCTGATATTGGTCGTCCGATGCTGACTTATGGTTTCAGTGAGGATGCAGATTTTGTTGCCTACGATTTGAAACAGAATGGCCTGCAGAGTTGTTTTAAAGTGCGTCGCCCTAATGGTTTGAGTGAATTAAATGTCTGCCTGAATATGCCTGGCCGTCATAACGTTCTTAATGCTTTAGCGGCTATTGCCGTTGCTACTGACGAAGAGATTGATGATGGTGCAATCTGTCGTGCCCTTGAAAAATTCGAAGGTGTAGGACGTCGCTTCCAGGTGTTGGGTGAACTGCCAGTTGAGGGTGGCTCAGTGACTCTTGTTGATGACTATGGACATCACCCTCGAGAGGTGCAAGCGGTTATAAGCGCGATTGAAGAGGGTTGGCCTGGACGTCGATTGGTGATGGTCTATCAGCCACATCGATACACACGCACACGTGATCTCTACGAAGATTTTGTACAGGTGTTACAGCGCCCAGAACAGCTGTTGTTGCTGGATGTGTATGCAGCCGGTGAAGATCCCATTCCTGGTGCTGATACGCGCTCTTTGTGCCGCAGTCTTCGCCAACGAGGTAAAGAGCCAATTTTTGTGGAAAATACCGAGATGATCGGCTCAGAGCTTAAAGCGCTTCTTAAGCCGGGTGATCTACTGCTGACACAGGGGGCAGGTAACATTACCACCCTTGCTCATCAACTGCGTGAACAGTGGATTTCAGAAGGAGCTGAATGA
- the murG gene encoding undecaprenyldiphospho-muramoylpentapeptide beta-N-acetylglucosaminyltransferase, which produces MSNIKRILIMAGGTGGHVYPALAVADLLSDQQHAVEWLGSVRGIENRVVPEAGIKLHAIAVQGLRGKGKLSLLMAPINLTRAIWQAFKVVRKVKPDVVLGMGGFASGPGAFAAWLTKTPLVIHEQNAVAGMTNSLSRRFASRILQAFPNAFKDGVQGEIVGNPIRGPILQMQSPQERFSQHVGAIKVLVVGGSLGAQAINEVMPQALAQIEQSVRPEVWHQTGPNHFDATAKRYEGLGLTGRVVPYIEKMDEAYAWADLVICRAGALTVSEIAIAGVPALFIPFPHAVDDHQTANAQYLVDAGAADLIQQKDLSAERLAQWIDKHSSREHLAVMAERAREQGKPSATAKVARICVEVAK; this is translated from the coding sequence ATGTCTAACATTAAGCGTATTCTCATAATGGCCGGCGGTACTGGAGGCCATGTATATCCTGCGTTGGCAGTAGCGGATCTACTTAGTGATCAACAACATGCTGTGGAGTGGCTCGGCAGCGTTCGCGGTATCGAGAATCGTGTCGTTCCTGAAGCTGGTATCAAACTTCACGCAATTGCAGTTCAGGGGCTCCGAGGTAAGGGTAAGCTCAGTCTTCTGATGGCTCCTATCAATTTGACCCGAGCGATTTGGCAGGCTTTCAAAGTTGTTCGTAAGGTTAAGCCAGATGTTGTGTTAGGTATGGGTGGCTTTGCCTCTGGGCCTGGCGCATTTGCAGCTTGGCTGACAAAAACCCCTCTCGTCATACATGAGCAAAACGCTGTTGCTGGAATGACAAACTCTCTGTCGCGCCGCTTTGCGTCACGCATTCTGCAAGCTTTTCCGAATGCTTTTAAAGATGGGGTTCAGGGGGAGATTGTTGGTAATCCAATACGCGGTCCTATTTTGCAGATGCAGAGTCCTCAAGAGCGTTTTAGTCAGCATGTTGGCGCAATTAAAGTGCTTGTGGTTGGTGGAAGTCTGGGCGCCCAAGCAATTAACGAAGTGATGCCACAAGCTCTTGCACAAATTGAACAGTCAGTACGTCCTGAGGTTTGGCATCAAACGGGCCCTAACCATTTTGATGCGACAGCTAAAAGATATGAGGGACTTGGCTTAACTGGGCGTGTTGTTCCCTATATCGAGAAGATGGATGAGGCTTACGCTTGGGCAGACCTTGTTATCTGTAGAGCGGGAGCTTTGACCGTTTCAGAGATTGCGATTGCAGGTGTGCCAGCACTGTTTATTCCGTTTCCACATGCCGTTGATGATCATCAAACGGCTAATGCTCAGTACCTAGTTGATGCGGGTGCTGCAGATTTGATTCAACAGAAAGATTTGAGCGCTGAGCGTCTAGCTCAGTGGATTGATAAACATAGCTCTCGCGAGCATCTAGCTGTTATGGCTGAGCGAGCTAGAGAGCAGGGTAAGCCTAGTGCAACAGCAAAGGTTGCTCGAATTTGTGTGGAGGTGGCGAAATGA
- the ftsW gene encoding putative lipid II flippase FtsW, translating to MKLSLPKLPQFELPTELRVPQGTLPFDPLLLISTLALMLTGLVMISSASMDVAAENFGGAFFFIFRHGFFVLLAIAVAVFVVRIPIHIWERFSVWLLVIGFLLLVVVLIPGIGREVNGSRRWIGLGGFNLQASEVAKVCMVMFISGYLVRRLHEVRSTWAGVVKPAIPLAFYLFVLYLEPDYGSIVVITATVMGMIFLGGMRLLQLVTVVSIVTTLVGALAVTQEYRLKRLQNFLDPWADPYGAGYQLSQAQIAFGRGEWFGAGLGNSIQKLFYLPEAHTDFVYSVLAEELGLFGAMIVVLLYVVLIARMFLIGRQAEKQQRFFMGYISYGFAFILAGQAMINIGVNVGALPTKGLTLPLMSYGGSSLVICAAMIAIVQRVDLELKRERLGVQPKVTRWSRFWARWSGGALNV from the coding sequence ATGAAGCTATCGCTCCCAAAACTTCCGCAGTTTGAGCTTCCAACTGAACTACGTGTACCGCAAGGAACTCTGCCATTTGATCCATTGCTGTTGATCAGTACGTTGGCGCTTATGCTGACTGGATTGGTGATGATCTCTTCAGCTTCTATGGATGTTGCCGCTGAGAACTTTGGTGGTGCATTCTTCTTTATCTTCCGACATGGCTTCTTCGTTCTATTGGCTATCGCGGTTGCCGTGTTCGTTGTTCGTATTCCTATTCATATTTGGGAGCGATTCTCTGTTTGGCTGCTTGTGATCGGTTTTCTGCTCTTGGTTGTGGTTTTGATTCCTGGCATCGGTCGTGAGGTAAATGGTAGCCGTCGCTGGATTGGTCTAGGTGGCTTTAACCTGCAGGCATCGGAAGTTGCCAAAGTATGTATGGTGATGTTCATTTCAGGGTACTTGGTTCGCCGTCTGCATGAAGTGCGCTCTACCTGGGCGGGTGTGGTGAAACCAGCTATTCCTTTGGCGTTCTATCTGTTTGTTCTCTATCTAGAGCCTGACTACGGTTCAATTGTCGTCATCACAGCCACTGTGATGGGGATGATCTTCTTGGGCGGTATGCGTCTACTCCAGCTTGTAACGGTAGTCAGTATCGTAACTACCCTAGTAGGCGCGCTCGCGGTTACACAAGAGTATCGATTGAAGCGTCTACAAAACTTCCTAGACCCTTGGGCCGACCCTTATGGGGCAGGATATCAGCTATCACAAGCACAAATCGCTTTCGGTCGTGGAGAGTGGTTTGGTGCTGGGTTAGGTAACAGTATCCAAAAACTATTCTATCTGCCTGAAGCACACACGGACTTCGTCTACTCAGTATTGGCTGAGGAGTTGGGGTTGTTTGGTGCAATGATTGTTGTACTGCTCTACGTGGTTCTTATCGCACGGATGTTCTTGATCGGCCGTCAGGCAGAGAAACAACAGCGCTTTTTCATGGGTTACATCTCTTACGGTTTTGCATTTATTTTGGCGGGCCAGGCGATGATTAATATCGGTGTGAACGTGGGTGCTTTGCCAACCAAGGGTCTGACACTGCCGCTTATGAGTTACGGCGGCTCCTCACTTGTTATCTGCGCTGCCATGATTGCAATCGTGCAACGCGTAGATCTTGAATTGAAGCGCGAACGCCTAGGTGTGCAACCTAAGGTGACTCGTTGGTCTCGCTTTTGGGCACGTTGGAGTGGAGGAGCGTTGAATGTCTAA